In one window of Lewinella sp. 4G2 DNA:
- a CDS encoding BamA/TamA family outer membrane protein yields the protein MRTLFTLLLCTSLSLSLPAQGLIEKVADLMEFNLGKAKTDTTEFQPKIVMAPIVFFEPNTSFGFGFGASLLFKPKGAGAETRTSNIPIGISYTLKNQVFFSASPTIFFPEEKWLLRGNIGYSDFPQTYFGVGNGTRDEDGIEITYQRLLIEPLLLRQAIPHLFVGGGFRYNTYYNNELIEDTELLEAGASLQDTLGSKSVGLEFAASYDDRDNVVNATRGILAEFTQGFYGEVLGGSNTFRLSKLDLRTYHRVNPKGVVGGQFYLRHSTPGAPIQELSSLGGPDLLRGFQEFRFRDNLAAYAQLEYRWQTWKSIGFVFFGGAGEVASSSSKLAFDELRYNVGTGIRAAVIPKENINLRIDFGYGFGVSSGTGIYLGLGEAF from the coding sequence ATGCGCACCCTATTCACCCTATTACTCTGTACCTCCCTTTCCCTCAGCCTACCCGCCCAGGGTCTTATCGAAAAGGTGGCGGACCTGATGGAATTCAACCTCGGCAAGGCCAAGACGGATACGACTGAGTTCCAACCCAAGATTGTGATGGCACCCATCGTCTTCTTCGAGCCGAACACCAGCTTTGGGTTTGGCTTCGGGGCCAGTCTCCTCTTTAAACCGAAGGGGGCCGGGGCGGAAACGCGGACCTCTAACATACCCATCGGGATCAGCTATACGCTCAAGAACCAGGTGTTCTTTAGTGCCAGCCCGACGATCTTTTTCCCCGAAGAAAAGTGGCTCCTCCGCGGCAACATCGGCTACTCGGATTTCCCCCAAACCTACTTCGGGGTGGGCAACGGAACGCGGGATGAGGACGGCATTGAAATCACCTACCAGCGCCTGCTGATCGAACCTTTACTGTTGCGGCAGGCCATCCCTCACCTCTTCGTCGGCGGCGGGTTTCGGTACAATACCTACTACAACAACGAACTGATTGAGGATACGGAACTCCTGGAAGCGGGGGCCAGCCTGCAGGATACCCTCGGCAGCAAAAGCGTCGGCCTTGAGTTCGCGGCTTCCTACGATGATCGGGACAACGTCGTGAACGCTACGCGGGGAATACTAGCGGAATTCACCCAGGGCTTCTACGGCGAAGTGCTGGGTGGCTCCAACACCTTCCGCCTCAGTAAGCTAGATTTGCGAACCTACCACCGTGTCAACCCGAAGGGCGTCGTCGGGGGGCAGTTTTACCTACGGCACTCCACGCCCGGGGCACCCATCCAGGAACTGAGTTCGCTCGGTGGGCCCGACCTCCTACGCGGGTTCCAGGAGTTTAGGTTCCGGGATAACCTGGCGGCCTACGCCCAACTGGAATACCGCTGGCAAACCTGGAAGAGCATTGGCTTCGTCTTCTTCGGCGGGGCTGGCGAAGTGGCTTCCAGCAGCAGTAAGCTGGCCTTCGACGAATTGCGGTACAACGTTGGGACGGGCATCCGCGCGGCCGTCATCCCCAAGGAAAACATCAACCTGCGGATCGATTTTGGCTACGGCTTTGGGGTTAGTTCGGGGACCGGTATTTACCTGGGTCTCGGTGAAGCATTCTGA
- a CDS encoding energy transducer TonB: MQYVYCNADYPPQAVAAKVEGIAVISFKVEVDGRINDPKLLRDPGYGLGKAALAPFQKMINDDLRWEPARTYYGGEKPVKVQFNFPVRFSLSPTPLEDGRPAVRPPAERIYLIADEMPIFPGCDKFPASERKQCSDQALIKFILGELIIPEVIRQNCFSGSTVVSFVVNKVGHIEQAEILRGPIAGLGNEVIRAIGLMNKRQMVWAPGRNGGKAVNVRLTFPLHINLK, from the coding sequence ATGCAATACGTATACTGTAATGCGGACTATCCTCCCCAGGCGGTTGCCGCAAAGGTGGAAGGGATTGCGGTCATTTCGTTCAAAGTTGAAGTGGATGGTCGAATCAATGATCCCAAACTTTTACGTGACCCAGGGTATGGACTCGGCAAGGCAGCTTTAGCTCCCTTCCAGAAAATGATCAACGATGATCTCAGGTGGGAACCGGCCAGAACGTATTACGGAGGGGAGAAACCCGTTAAGGTTCAATTCAATTTTCCCGTCAGGTTTAGCCTCTCGCCCACGCCGCTGGAGGATGGACGGCCGGCAGTGAGGCCGCCGGCTGAAAGGATTTACTTAATTGCGGATGAAATGCCCATATTCCCCGGGTGCGACAAATTCCCCGCAAGCGAGCGAAAGCAATGCTCAGATCAAGCGCTTATCAAGTTTATTTTAGGAGAACTGATAATACCAGAAGTAATTAGGCAAAATTGTTTTTCCGGGTCAACTGTCGTCAGCTTCGTGGTCAATAAGGTTGGTCACATAGAGCAGGCAGAAATTCTTCGGGGGCCGATTGCTGGGCTCGGCAATGAAGTCATTCGCGCAATTGGATTGATGAATAAGCGCCAAATGGTGTGGGCACCAGGGAGGAACGGAGGTAAGGCAGTAAACGTCAGACTGACCTTTCCGCTTCACATAAATCTCAAATAA
- a CDS encoding sulfatase, translated as MPLRPLLTLCAILSLAAACTPDIAPAAAPANDTLDAPTKNQPNILLIVADDLGWADLNCYGSHLIESPNLDKLARNGIQFMQGYAAAPVCSPSRASIQTGIHPARIGMTEHLHGYYDNGKTALIPPRIPQGLALDYTTLGELAASAGYRTAHVGKWHLGNDEYAPDKQGYEITYAGGRYGLPRSFYHPFFDGEPFPDLLANTEPGDYLTDALGDKTLELLEEWGEEPWLISLNFYAPHVPIQGRQDWVDYYQMVIDSSHWRPFPTIEYAAMVSTLDENVGRITSYLEAEGRLKNTLIVFVSDNGGLHVREVPGYDQHTPPTDNGILRAGKGYVYEGGIRVPFLLHYPALATGQAASLTPVVTNDIFPTVAAAIGRERDYNGKDGLNLLPLLSGKDLPRRNLYWHFPHYSPQGGTPAAAVRSGDYKLYYDYEAAVDTYYNVAALPGENRMLAGPPEGGDLLEALQEWKREVGAVDATRR; from the coding sequence ATGCCCTTACGTCCCCTCCTCACCCTCTGCGCCATCCTCAGCCTGGCGGCAGCCTGCACCCCGGACATCGCACCCGCGGCAGCGCCCGCAAATGATACGCTTGACGCCCCCACAAAGAACCAACCCAACATCCTCCTCATTGTAGCGGACGACCTCGGTTGGGCCGATTTGAATTGCTACGGTTCCCACCTCATCGAATCACCGAATCTGGATAAATTGGCGCGCAACGGCATACAATTCATGCAAGGTTATGCGGCGGCGCCGGTGTGTTCTCCGTCGCGGGCGAGCATTCAGACGGGGATTCATCCGGCACGGATTGGGATGACGGAACACCTCCACGGGTATTACGATAATGGGAAGACGGCGCTCATCCCACCGCGCATCCCGCAGGGCTTGGCGCTCGATTACACGACCCTCGGCGAACTGGCCGCCAGCGCCGGCTACCGCACCGCCCACGTCGGGAAATGGCACCTGGGGAATGACGAATATGCGCCGGATAAGCAGGGCTACGAAATCACCTACGCGGGCGGGCGCTACGGATTACCCCGTTCTTTTTACCACCCCTTCTTCGACGGCGAACCCTTCCCCGACCTCCTCGCGAATACCGAACCCGGCGACTACCTGACGGATGCCCTCGGCGACAAAACCCTGGAACTACTGGAGGAATGGGGCGAAGAACCCTGGCTCATCTCCCTCAATTTCTATGCGCCCCACGTACCCATTCAGGGCCGGCAGGACTGGGTAGATTACTACCAAATGGTGATCGACAGCAGCCACTGGCGGCCCTTCCCGACGATCGAATACGCCGCGATGGTGAGTACCCTCGACGAGAATGTCGGCCGCATCACCAGCTACCTGGAAGCCGAGGGGCGGCTGAAGAACACCCTAATTGTTTTCGTGTCGGATAATGGTGGGCTCCACGTACGCGAAGTGCCCGGCTACGACCAACACACGCCGCCAACGGATAACGGCATCCTCCGCGCCGGCAAGGGCTACGTCTACGAAGGGGGGATTCGGGTGCCCTTTCTCCTGCACTATCCCGCCTTGGCTACCGGGCAGGCCGCCAGTCTCACACCCGTGGTGACGAATGACATCTTCCCAACGGTGGCCGCCGCCATTGGCCGGGAACGGGACTACAACGGAAAAGACGGCCTGAACCTCCTCCCGCTCCTCTCCGGCAAGGACCTGCCCCGCCGCAATCTCTACTGGCACTTCCCCCACTACAGCCCCCAGGGGGGGACGCCGGCCGCAGCGGTGCGCAGTGGCGACTATAAACTGTACTACGACTACGAAGCCGCGGTGGATACTTACTACAACGTCGCCGCCCTGCCCGGCGAAAACCGCATGCTGGCCGGCCCGCCCGAAGGTGGCGACCTGCTGGAAGCACTACAGGAATGGAAACGGGAAGTAGGTGCCGTCGACGCCACCCGCCGCTGA
- the panB gene encoding 3-methyl-2-oxobutanoate hydroxymethyltransferase, producing MSVHKKIEAKRVTVSTLQQMKAAGEKIAMLTAYDFSMARILDEGGADVLLVGDSASNVMAGHETTLPITLDQMIYHASSVVRAVKRALVVVDLPFGTYQGDSKMALKSAIRIMKESGGHAVKLEGGSEVQDSIKRILSAGIPVMGHLGLTPQSIYKFGTYTVRAKQEAEARRLIKDAKLLEELGCFGLVLEKIPAALAGKVTEVLQTPTIGIGGGVDCDGQVLVTHDLLGITKDFHPRFLRRYAELFDVIKGATEAYVNDVKARDFPNDKEQY from the coding sequence ATGTCTGTTCACAAAAAAATTGAAGCCAAGCGCGTCACCGTTTCCACCCTGCAGCAAATGAAGGCCGCCGGAGAAAAGATCGCCATGCTCACCGCCTACGATTTCTCCATGGCCCGCATCCTCGACGAAGGTGGGGCGGACGTCCTGCTCGTTGGCGACAGCGCCAGCAACGTGATGGCCGGCCACGAAACCACGCTGCCGATCACATTGGACCAGATGATCTACCACGCCAGCAGCGTTGTACGCGCCGTCAAGCGGGCCCTCGTGGTCGTGGACCTACCCTTCGGTACCTACCAGGGCGACAGTAAAATGGCCCTTAAGTCAGCCATTCGCATCATGAAAGAATCGGGCGGTCACGCCGTAAAACTTGAAGGGGGATCGGAGGTGCAAGACTCAATCAAGCGCATCCTTTCGGCCGGTATTCCGGTCATGGGCCACCTGGGTTTGACGCCGCAGTCGATCTATAAATTCGGCACCTACACCGTCCGGGCCAAGCAGGAAGCCGAAGCTCGTCGTTTAATTAAGGACGCCAAGTTGCTCGAAGAGTTGGGCTGCTTTGGGCTCGTCCTGGAAAAGATCCCCGCCGCCCTGGCCGGCAAGGTGACCGAGGTGCTGCAGACTCCCACGATCGGTATTGGTGGGGGAGTGGACTGTGATGGGCAGGTGCTCGTCACCCACGATCTGCTGGGCATCACCAAAGATTTTCACCCCCGCTTCCTCCGTCGCTACGCCGAGTTGTTCGACGTCATCAAAGGAGCCACGGAGGCCTACGTGAACGACGTGAAGGCGCGGGATTTCCCGAATGATAAGGAGCAGTACTAG
- the mltG gene encoding endolytic transglycosylase MltG, whose amino-acid sequence MIKKILLGLVLLVLAIGAYAYYTVMVAPVVPENGGEQIVVTVPTGSSYEQVMDTLAANGIRPNRLFFDPIAERMAFKREDMRAGRYRLQPGLSTVDLIRELRTAKRQTADVVLNVEREFPNVAAKAARFLEPDSLAFVTLMQDEDYLKSIGYTKETLQTLFLPNTYELYWNSTPQEFMERMIKEHDRFWTPDRTAKAKVQGLTPAEAYTLASIVQSESLAKSEQPRIAGLYLNRLKRGIALQSDPTAVFANRVFGIKRVLFKHIELDHPYNTYVYPGLPPGPIAMPTLSAIEAVLNPEDHDYIYMCAVGDNSGLHNFAKNAAGHARNKAIYVANLKRRGLR is encoded by the coding sequence GTGATCAAAAAAATTCTTTTAGGCCTGGTCCTCCTCGTCCTCGCCATCGGCGCTTACGCCTACTATACGGTGATGGTAGCCCCGGTCGTTCCGGAAAACGGTGGTGAGCAAATCGTCGTCACGGTCCCTACCGGTTCCAGCTACGAGCAGGTGATGGATACGCTGGCCGCCAACGGCATCCGCCCCAATCGCTTGTTCTTCGACCCAATTGCCGAGCGCATGGCTTTCAAGCGCGAGGATATGCGCGCGGGCAGATACCGTCTGCAGCCGGGCCTTAGCACCGTCGATCTGATCCGCGAACTCCGCACGGCCAAACGGCAGACGGCGGACGTCGTCCTCAACGTCGAGCGGGAATTTCCCAACGTGGCCGCGAAGGCCGCCCGCTTCCTGGAGCCGGACAGTTTGGCTTTCGTCACGCTCATGCAGGACGAAGACTACTTGAAGAGTATTGGCTACACCAAAGAGACGCTCCAAACTCTCTTCCTCCCCAATACCTACGAACTCTACTGGAATTCCACTCCGCAGGAATTCATGGAGCGGATGATCAAGGAACACGACCGGTTCTGGACGCCCGACCGCACCGCCAAAGCGAAGGTGCAGGGCCTCACGCCGGCCGAAGCGTACACGCTGGCCAGCATCGTCCAGAGCGAATCACTGGCCAAATCGGAGCAACCGCGAATTGCCGGCCTCTACCTCAACCGGCTAAAACGGGGCATCGCTTTACAGTCCGACCCCACGGCCGTTTTCGCCAATCGGGTCTTCGGCATCAAGCGGGTACTGTTCAAGCACATCGAACTGGACCACCCCTACAATACCTACGTCTATCCCGGTTTGCCGCCCGGCCCGATCGCGATGCCCACCCTCAGCGCCATCGAGGCCGTACTGAACCCGGAGGACCACGATTACATCTATATGTGCGCCGTCGGCGATAACTCCGGTTTGCACAATTTTGCCAAGAACGCTGCCGGCCACGCCCGGAATAAGGCCATTTACGTGGCCAATTTGAAGCGCCGCGGCTTGCGATGA
- a CDS encoding M17 family metallopeptidase codes for MTTELNLRLLPSDNELYRDIIKPGQYIRTLHPYGYVYRLPEGAEVHTVRHQAHLLSHAEREQFTEKITIENEGVDDKITAAFTAGLLLGRYQPGFWKSEEQLHPLAAAGSLITFSHDSSALASAYLRERTLVDTQMEIMALVDAPANIKRPQYLAAWAEKSGKKYGYDVQVLDKAACEAEGLGALLAVNRGSEDPARFIIMQYKYQETGAAAGAGEGTEQDQTPLRKIAIIGKGITFDTGGVSIKGSQNLHLMKSDMGGAAAVFGTMEAIAKLKVKAHVIGIVPATDNSVDALSIKPSDVITGHSGKTIEIIDTDAEGRLVMSDGLSYANKYFQPDYLLDIATLTGSAVRTFGYECGALMSKNQAMSDALLAAGTASGEKLWPLPTWDAYRAGLDSDVADIKNYSGRPINGAIDAFKFLEFFTDEHPAFAHLDIAGVALKQGPFAKDRQATGFGMRLLVEWLEGL; via the coding sequence ATGACCACCGAACTGAATTTACGCCTGCTGCCCTCCGACAATGAGTTGTACCGGGACATCATTAAGCCCGGGCAGTACATCCGTACCCTGCACCCCTACGGCTACGTTTACCGTTTGCCCGAGGGGGCCGAGGTGCATACCGTCCGCCACCAGGCCCACCTGTTGAGCCACGCGGAGCGGGAGCAATTCACCGAAAAGATCACCATCGAAAATGAGGGGGTGGACGATAAGATCACCGCCGCCTTTACCGCGGGGTTGCTCCTCGGCCGTTACCAGCCCGGTTTCTGGAAGTCGGAAGAGCAACTGCACCCTCTGGCCGCGGCGGGTAGCCTCATCACTTTCAGCCACGATTCTTCTGCCCTTGCCAGTGCCTACCTGCGCGAACGCACCCTCGTCGATACGCAGATGGAAATCATGGCCCTCGTTGATGCCCCCGCCAATATCAAGCGGCCCCAGTATTTGGCGGCCTGGGCGGAAAAGTCCGGTAAAAAGTACGGCTACGACGTGCAGGTCCTCGACAAAGCCGCCTGCGAAGCCGAAGGTTTGGGCGCCCTCCTCGCCGTCAATAGGGGCAGCGAAGATCCCGCGCGCTTCATCATCATGCAGTACAAATACCAGGAAACAGGCGCTGCCGCAGGTGCCGGGGAAGGGACCGAGCAGGACCAAACTCCACTGCGAAAGATCGCCATCATAGGTAAGGGCATCACCTTCGATACCGGTGGTGTCTCCATCAAAGGGAGCCAGAACCTCCACCTGATGAAGTCCGACATGGGAGGCGCCGCCGCCGTGTTCGGGACGATGGAGGCCATTGCCAAACTAAAGGTAAAAGCCCACGTAATTGGTATCGTCCCGGCTACGGACAACAGCGTCGATGCCCTCAGCATCAAGCCCAGCGATGTGATCACGGGCCACTCCGGTAAGACCATTGAGATCATCGATACCGACGCTGAAGGCCGCCTTGTGATGAGCGACGGCCTGAGCTACGCCAACAAGTATTTCCAGCCGGATTACCTGCTGGATATCGCTACCCTCACCGGTAGCGCCGTCCGCACCTTTGGTTACGAGTGCGGCGCCCTCATGAGTAAGAACCAGGCGATGAGCGACGCCCTCCTCGCCGCCGGCACGGCTTCCGGAGAAAAGTTGTGGCCCCTCCCCACCTGGGATGCCTACCGCGCCGGTCTCGATAGCGACGTCGCGGACATCAAAAACTACTCCGGCCGGCCCATCAACGGCGCCATTGATGCCTTCAAGTTCCTTGAGTTCTTCACGGATGAGCACCCCGCCTTCGCCCACCTCGATATTGCGGGGGTAGCCCTCAAACAAGGCCCGTTCGCGAAGGACCGGCAGGCGACCGGCTTCGGGATGCGCCTACTGGTGGAGTGGTTGGAGGGGTTGTAG
- a CDS encoding thioredoxin domain-containing protein, translating to MRFLFLFLCTCVSAQMVAQEFGMVFEEKPFEELLAQAKAEDKVIFIDAYTTWCGPCKMMSSKVFPDMEVGKVYNDRFINAKIDMEKGEGPGIAQRYNVMAYPTYLFIDGDGNIVHKALGYIPAPKFLALADVAVSDKNLGTLNKRYDDGERDAAFIESYLGTLTDVYEKQRAGEVIEDYLASKEDWTDEGTVGLIIANPGKVGGDRMHFLLTHPEEAMASAGSGSYMMGLQQVLLGQYMQDAGKRALPETKDIIPFYTKYAAPLKDRLAAHYTMFQASQMNDMETYLPAAKYYLKAYPSNDFGELNTAAWDFFENATDPADLELALGWAKQSVELRATYPNLDTLAWLYKKTGDDAMAAKTAARAIEMAKETDQDYSSTEELLND from the coding sequence ATGCGCTTTTTATTCCTATTTCTTTGCACCTGCGTCAGCGCCCAAATGGTGGCGCAGGAATTTGGTATGGTCTTCGAGGAGAAGCCCTTCGAAGAACTGCTCGCCCAGGCCAAGGCCGAAGACAAAGTGATCTTTATCGATGCCTATACGACCTGGTGTGGCCCCTGCAAAATGATGTCCTCCAAGGTATTTCCCGACATGGAGGTGGGCAAGGTCTACAACGACCGGTTTATTAACGCCAAGATCGACATGGAGAAGGGAGAAGGCCCCGGGATCGCCCAGCGCTACAACGTGATGGCTTACCCGACTTACCTCTTTATTGACGGCGACGGCAACATCGTCCACAAAGCCCTGGGCTACATCCCCGCCCCCAAGTTCCTCGCGCTGGCCGACGTGGCGGTGAGTGATAAGAATCTCGGTACCCTCAACAAACGCTACGACGACGGCGAACGCGACGCTGCCTTCATCGAAAGTTACCTCGGTACCCTGACGGACGTGTACGAAAAGCAACGCGCCGGTGAAGTCATTGAAGACTACCTCGCCAGCAAGGAAGACTGGACGGACGAAGGCACCGTCGGGCTCATCATCGCCAACCCCGGAAAGGTGGGTGGTGACCGGATGCACTTCCTGCTGACCCACCCCGAAGAGGCCATGGCTTCCGCCGGTTCCGGCTCCTACATGATGGGCCTGCAGCAGGTCTTGCTCGGCCAGTACATGCAGGATGCGGGTAAGCGCGCGCTGCCCGAAACGAAGGACATTATTCCTTTCTACACGAAGTACGCCGCGCCACTGAAGGACCGCCTCGCCGCGCATTACACCATGTTTCAGGCCAGCCAAATGAACGACATGGAGACCTACCTGCCGGCCGCCAAGTACTACTTGAAGGCCTACCCCAGCAACGACTTCGGTGAATTGAATACCGCCGCCTGGGACTTCTTCGAGAACGCTACCGACCCCGCTGATCTGGAACTCGCGCTCGGTTGGGCCAAGCAATCCGTAGAACTGCGCGCTACCTACCCTAACCTGGATACACTAGCCTGGCTCTACAAGAAAACCGGAGACGACGCGATGGCCGCAAAGACCGCCGCCCGCGCCATCGAAATGGCCAAGGAAACGGACCAGGATTACAGCTCAACGGAAGAACTGCTGAACGACTAA
- a CDS encoding nuclear transport factor 2 family protein, protein MRNRLLFFFLLFAGAISAQTSPREVIDGVWESMRKADTTGLRDHFHPEADIYSVTTLPTGKTIVQEGSIDAWFQGIAAAKAGAWDERTAYTETRTDGFLASAWVPYVFYYDGKLHHCGTNAFQLVKDSATDRWRILHITDTRRDAEGDCQELSASPDPKADIETLATNWHRAASTTDSTVFFGSIADDGFYLGTDKGEHWTKAEFLSFAAPYFARGKAWSFTASERHVFYDEDRQIAWWDEVLDTWMGPCRGTAVVERDGNSDWKIKHYTLSMLVPNERVKEVIEAIEK, encoded by the coding sequence ATGCGAAATAGACTTCTCTTCTTTTTCCTGCTGTTTGCCGGGGCAATATCCGCCCAAACCTCGCCGCGTGAGGTGATCGATGGCGTCTGGGAATCCATGCGCAAGGCGGATACTACGGGCCTGCGCGACCACTTTCACCCGGAAGCAGATATCTACTCCGTGACCACCCTGCCTACGGGTAAAACGATCGTCCAGGAAGGCAGCATCGACGCTTGGTTTCAGGGTATAGCCGCGGCGAAAGCCGGTGCCTGGGATGAACGCACCGCCTACACGGAAACACGGACGGACGGCTTCCTGGCCAGCGCCTGGGTGCCCTACGTATTTTACTACGACGGGAAGTTGCACCATTGCGGAACGAACGCCTTCCAACTCGTAAAGGATAGCGCAACGGACCGCTGGCGCATCCTCCACATCACGGACACCCGGCGGGACGCGGAGGGCGACTGTCAGGAATTGAGCGCCTCCCCAGACCCTAAAGCGGACATTGAAACGTTGGCCACCAATTGGCACCGGGCCGCATCCACAACCGATTCCACCGTATTCTTCGGTTCCATCGCCGACGACGGATTTTACCTCGGTACCGACAAAGGAGAGCACTGGACGAAGGCCGAATTCCTGAGCTTCGCTGCACCCTATTTTGCCCGGGGCAAAGCCTGGTCCTTCACCGCCAGCGAACGCCACGTCTTCTACGACGAAGACCGGCAGATCGCCTGGTGGGACGAAGTCCTCGACACCTGGATGGGGCCCTGCCGGGGTACGGCCGTCGTTGAACGCGATGGTAACAGCGACTGGAAGATCAAGCATTATACCCTGAGTATGCTGGTGCCGAATGAGCGGGTCAAAGAAGTGATTGAGGCAATTGAGAAGTAG
- a CDS encoding M20/M25/M40 family metallo-hydrolase, whose translation MYIKLLQQLIATPSLSRQESTTADILEQFLRERGLAPNRHLNNVWLKARNWVEGRPVILLNSHHDTVKAAAGYTRDPHAPDIEDGKLYGLGSNDAGGALVSLVATFVELENDASLGCNLILAATAEEEISGPNGIAAVLPLLGKVDAAIVGEPTLLDFAVAERGLVVLDGLATGESGHAARKEGTNALYLALDAIQAIRGHVFTRPSSLLDPTHATVTVLNSGTQHNVVPDRAAFLVDLRVNEQYTNEEAVEELQVICPTATLTPRSLRLQSSRISADHALVRAGRVVRPESVLYGSPTLSDQALMPFPTLKLGPGDSARSHTADEFIYVREIEEAIALYPKLLREAYPA comes from the coding sequence ATGTACATAAAACTCCTCCAACAACTAATCGCCACGCCCTCCCTTTCGCGCCAGGAATCAACTACTGCGGATATCCTGGAGCAATTTTTGCGGGAACGGGGCCTCGCGCCAAACCGCCACCTGAATAACGTTTGGTTGAAGGCCCGCAACTGGGTGGAAGGTCGTCCGGTAATCCTGCTGAACAGCCACCACGATACCGTCAAAGCGGCGGCCGGGTACACCCGCGACCCGCACGCTCCGGATATTGAAGACGGCAAATTGTACGGTTTGGGGAGCAACGACGCCGGGGGCGCCCTCGTCAGTTTGGTCGCCACCTTTGTTGAATTAGAGAACGATGCTTCGCTGGGGTGCAACCTCATCCTTGCGGCCACCGCGGAAGAAGAGATCAGCGGGCCGAACGGGATTGCGGCCGTCCTGCCCCTCCTCGGTAAGGTGGATGCCGCGATTGTGGGGGAACCCACCTTACTAGATTTCGCGGTAGCCGAACGCGGCCTCGTCGTCCTCGACGGTCTCGCTACCGGCGAAAGCGGCCACGCCGCCCGCAAGGAAGGGACGAACGCCCTCTACCTGGCCCTCGATGCCATCCAGGCGATTCGCGGCCACGTTTTTACCCGCCCCAGTAGTTTGCTGGACCCGACCCACGCTACTGTGACCGTCCTCAACAGCGGCACCCAACACAACGTAGTACCGGACCGGGCCGCTTTCCTGGTGGATCTCCGCGTCAACGAGCAGTACACCAATGAGGAAGCGGTGGAGGAATTGCAAGTCATTTGTCCTACGGCTACCCTGACGCCCCGCAGCCTCCGCCTACAATCGAGCCGAATTTCCGCCGACCACGCCCTTGTGCGAGCGGGGCGGGTGGTGCGGCCGGAGTCGGTGCTCTACGGAAGCCCTACGCTGAGTGACCAGGCCTTGATGCCATTCCCGACGCTCAAGTTGGGGCCGGGAGATAGCGCTCGCTCCCACACGGCGGATGAATTCATTTACGTGCGGGAAATTGAGGAGGCTATTGCCCTGTACCCGAAGCTGTTACGGGAAGCTTACCCCGCCTAA
- the aroQ gene encoding type II 3-dehydroquinate dehydratase has product MPLSILIINGPNLNLLGKREPEIYGEDTFDDFMIHLKGKFVDADVDLSYFQSNHEGELIDKLHEVGFDYDGIILNAGAYTHTSVALADAISAIKTPVVEVHISNVHKREAFRHHSYISSVAEGIIIGFGLKGYELAVEYFV; this is encoded by the coding sequence ATGCCCCTTTCCATCCTAATCATCAACGGCCCCAACCTCAACCTCCTCGGCAAGCGCGAACCGGAGATCTACGGTGAGGACACTTTCGACGACTTCATGATCCACCTAAAGGGGAAATTCGTCGATGCGGACGTAGACCTGTCTTACTTCCAATCCAATCATGAGGGGGAGTTGATCGATAAGCTGCACGAGGTAGGGTTTGATTACGACGGCATCATCCTCAATGCCGGTGCCTACACCCATACTTCAGTCGCCTTGGCGGATGCGATCAGTGCCATCAAAACGCCGGTGGTGGAGGTCCACATCAGTAACGTCCACAAGCGGGAGGCCTTTCGCCACCACTCCTACATCAGCTCGGTGGCGGAGGGTATCATTATCGGGTTCGGCCTGAAGGGATACGAATTGGCGGTGGAGTACTTCGTGTGA